The following proteins are encoded in a genomic region of Saccharopolyspora antimicrobica:
- a CDS encoding polyprenyl synthetase family protein encodes MTTSPVTADHDLIASATHRARGLTEPLLRNIVEALDPSLAAIGAYHFGWQTDESHAAGKAIRPTMAILAAEAVGAPPSAALPAAAAAELVHNFSLIHDDIIDSDEQRRGRPSVWKAHGVPAAILLGDALQAAAFELLLGSGRPNAAAVAERLAVVMREVVIGQVQDIEFAGRPWSGPQAVMLDEYQAMAEAKTGALLAFAAAGGAQLAEAPPSAVQTFDALGRHLGLAFQCTDDVLGIWGDPAVTGKPVFGDLREGKKTLPVIAALAADTPAGARLARLLTEGPRDDAGLRLAAELVEEAGGRKFAEQEASRHLIGVGECLDSLEMPAAVRNAFEALANTLIGRTR; translated from the coding sequence ATGACGACTTCTCCGGTCACCGCCGATCACGACCTGATCGCGAGCGCGACCCACCGGGCACGCGGACTCACCGAACCGCTGCTGCGCAACATCGTCGAAGCGCTGGACCCGTCGCTGGCCGCGATCGGGGCCTACCACTTCGGCTGGCAGACCGACGAGTCCCACGCCGCGGGCAAGGCGATCCGGCCGACCATGGCGATCCTCGCCGCGGAGGCCGTCGGCGCCCCGCCATCGGCCGCGCTGCCGGCCGCGGCAGCCGCCGAGCTGGTGCACAACTTCAGCCTGATCCACGACGACATCATCGACAGCGACGAGCAGCGGCGCGGTCGGCCTTCGGTGTGGAAGGCCCACGGCGTCCCGGCTGCGATCCTGCTCGGCGACGCGTTGCAAGCCGCCGCGTTCGAGCTGCTGCTCGGCAGCGGCCGGCCGAACGCGGCGGCGGTCGCGGAGCGGCTCGCGGTGGTGATGCGCGAGGTCGTGATCGGGCAGGTGCAGGACATCGAGTTCGCCGGGCGCCCCTGGTCGGGCCCGCAGGCGGTGATGCTCGACGAGTACCAGGCGATGGCCGAGGCGAAGACCGGCGCGTTGCTGGCCTTCGCCGCCGCGGGCGGCGCGCAACTCGCCGAGGCTCCGCCCAGCGCTGTGCAGACCTTCGACGCCCTCGGCCGCCACCTCGGCTTGGCCTTCCAGTGCACCGACGACGTGCTGGGCATCTGGGGTGATCCGGCGGTCACCGGGAAGCCGGTCTTCGGCGACCTGCGCGAGGGCAAGAAGACCTTGCCGGTCATCGCCGCGCTGGCCGCCGACACGCCCGCCGGAGCGCGGCTGGCGCGGCTGCTCACCGAGGGCCCGCGCGACGACGCCGGGCTCCGGCTGGCCGCCGAGCTCGTCGAAGAGGCCGGCGGCCGGAAGTTCGCCGAGCAGGAGGCGTCGAGGCACCTCATCGGGGTTGGCGAGTGCCTGGATTCGCTGGAAATGCCCGCGGCCGTCCGAAATGCCTTCGAGGCGCTGGCGAACACGCTGATCGGAAGGACGCGGTGA
- a CDS encoding prenyltransferase/squalene oxidase repeat-containing protein — protein MTGETSTANRVEQAIHASEQALLDAAGTGSWPSPRRAAVSGAAGAVLALHFADADRSADLIADGIAWLLQVQNPDGGWGTLEGFPSDFVATAMATAALHLAAGPDGADSVSRARGWIDRRGGVAGIGDPMMEQLCGLVLSIAGLQDANRLRRVPVELVLLPAALRRRLLSYLTPPFLALSFMQSRQRKHNPLTRAIDRLARPVAARLLEAFDQQEGRVGSYGGDPWLTGLLCTALTRAGAAPELARRSVEYLRMTAQPGGSWHLVHGVEAERVETTGMAFSVHGLALAGHSADPRVLRARDWLARCQQLEPSEVYASPAGAWTWTGRRGWPNAMETVLVLRILVDGAELDPDTERIMRRGIAWLIAQQDKSGSWSTFVRNTLVPLDGPCTFITAQAIEILHNVGVATSDPPIRRALRWLERHQAPDGSFEASWHRGGVPGTAAVVHALTALGMPGHPVAIKAKDWLLAAQLDDGSWSTGRGDQDGTPDETGRAIRALVACGEHEAARRGVEWLVAAQQPDGWWEAGQACIYIRDHVHYSDPLIAQGLAIGALAAYREVGND, from the coding sequence GTGACCGGAGAAACGTCCACGGCGAACCGGGTGGAACAGGCCATCCACGCCTCCGAGCAGGCTCTGCTCGACGCGGCGGGCACCGGCTCCTGGCCGAGTCCGCGCCGCGCTGCGGTCTCCGGTGCCGCAGGCGCGGTCCTGGCCCTGCACTTCGCCGACGCCGATCGGTCGGCGGACCTGATCGCCGACGGCATCGCATGGCTGCTGCAGGTGCAGAACCCCGACGGCGGCTGGGGCACCCTCGAAGGCTTCCCCAGCGACTTCGTCGCGACCGCGATGGCCACGGCGGCGTTGCACCTGGCGGCGGGACCGGACGGCGCGGACAGCGTCTCCCGCGCACGCGGCTGGATCGACCGCCGGGGCGGCGTCGCGGGAATCGGCGACCCGATGATGGAACAGCTGTGCGGTCTGGTGCTGTCCATCGCCGGCCTGCAGGACGCGAACCGGTTGCGGCGAGTTCCGGTCGAGCTGGTCCTGCTGCCCGCCGCGCTGCGCAGGCGGCTGCTGTCCTACCTGACCCCGCCGTTCCTGGCCCTGTCGTTCATGCAATCCCGGCAGCGCAAGCACAATCCGCTGACCCGGGCGATCGACCGGCTCGCCCGACCGGTCGCGGCACGACTGCTGGAGGCGTTCGACCAGCAGGAAGGCCGGGTCGGTTCCTATGGCGGCGATCCATGGCTCACCGGCCTGCTGTGCACGGCGCTGACCCGGGCCGGCGCTGCCCCGGAGCTGGCCCGGCGTTCGGTGGAGTACCTGCGGATGACGGCGCAGCCCGGTGGTTCCTGGCACCTGGTCCACGGCGTCGAGGCCGAACGGGTGGAGACCACCGGCATGGCCTTCAGCGTCCACGGCCTGGCGCTGGCCGGTCACTCCGCCGACCCGCGGGTGCTCCGGGCCCGCGACTGGCTGGCCCGGTGCCAGCAGCTCGAACCGTCCGAGGTGTACGCGAGCCCGGCGGGCGCGTGGACCTGGACCGGCCGCAGGGGCTGGCCGAACGCAATGGAAACCGTTCTGGTGCTGCGGATCCTGGTGGACGGCGCAGAGCTCGATCCGGACACCGAGCGGATCATGCGGCGCGGCATCGCGTGGCTGATCGCGCAGCAGGACAAGAGCGGCTCGTGGAGCACTTTCGTGCGAAACACGCTGGTACCGCTGGACGGTCCGTGCACGTTCATCACCGCGCAGGCGATCGAGATCCTGCACAACGTCGGCGTCGCCACTTCGGACCCGCCGATCCGCCGCGCCCTGCGCTGGCTCGAGCGGCACCAGGCGCCCGACGGGTCGTTCGAGGCCAGTTGGCATCGTGGCGGCGTGCCCGGCACCGCCGCCGTGGTGCACGCGCTGACCGCGCTCGGCATGCCCGGGCACCCGGTCGCGATCAAGGCCAAGGACTGGCTGCTGGCCGCGCAGCTCGACGACGGTTCGTGGAGCACCGGGCGCGGTGATCAGGACGGCACCCCGGACGAGACCGGGCGCGCGATCCGCGCGCTGGTGGCCTGCGGCGAGCACGAAGCGGCGCGGCGCGGCGTCGAGTGGCTGGTCGCCGCCCAGCAGCCGGACGGCTGGTGGGAGGCGGGCCAGGCCTGCATCTACATCCGGGATCACGTGCACTACTCGGATCCGCTGATCGCACAGGGGTTGGCGATCGGTGCGCTCGCGGCTTATCGGGAGGTGGGCAATGACTGA
- a CDS encoding FAD-dependent oxidoreductase: MTEAYDVVVAGAGVGGLAAAHALGARGLRVLLLEKQRKPVAIPKGEVLQPSSIEILREWGVLPELRDRGAVQLDRLVIREADGREVMVFDYAALAGRGHHLLSHDYSEILGVLADCLADEVEWRRGALVKDLSRDASGRVDGVVVDEGDRTYEVRAPLVVAADGLSSRLRKLAGITTDPVEYAHRLASFDLSGGPELPSEVSAYLTDRGLRLVYPLPGNRIRLYVQVGADELRGVKKDELTAWCEGIVADAPSLRPLLDPLRASVDSRQLLKLWRFTASRMSVPGLAMVGESAHAVHPMAAQGMNTAIADAHALAGLVGDGPLQKPAVDAALASYQKARAGWVRHIDRMSHDATRMITDTSWAGKVIGRRMLRHTSRNSRLRYVATYNMAGLGIRPFTVLDRMHQLGLPDPRSGRVPTWA; the protein is encoded by the coding sequence ATGACTGAGGCCTACGACGTCGTGGTCGCCGGGGCCGGTGTCGGCGGCTTGGCGGCCGCGCACGCGCTCGGCGCGCGGGGCTTGCGGGTGCTGTTGCTGGAGAAGCAGCGGAAGCCGGTGGCGATCCCCAAAGGCGAAGTGCTGCAACCGAGTTCGATCGAAATCCTGCGGGAATGGGGCGTGTTGCCCGAGTTGCGGGACCGCGGCGCGGTGCAGTTGGACCGGCTGGTGATCCGCGAGGCCGACGGCCGTGAGGTGATGGTCTTCGACTACGCCGCGCTGGCCGGTCGAGGGCACCACCTGCTCAGCCACGACTACTCGGAAATCCTCGGCGTGCTCGCGGACTGCCTCGCCGACGAGGTCGAGTGGCGGCGCGGTGCGCTGGTCAAGGACCTGAGCCGGGACGCGAGCGGGCGGGTGGACGGGGTCGTGGTCGACGAGGGCGACCGGACCTACGAGGTGCGCGCACCACTGGTCGTCGCCGCCGATGGCCTGTCCTCCCGGCTGCGCAAGCTGGCCGGGATCACCACCGACCCGGTCGAGTACGCCCACCGGTTGGCGTCCTTCGACCTCTCCGGCGGACCGGAGCTGCCGAGCGAGGTGTCCGCCTACCTCACCGACCGCGGCCTGCGGCTGGTCTACCCGCTGCCCGGCAACCGGATCCGGCTCTACGTGCAGGTGGGTGCCGATGAGCTGCGCGGCGTCAAGAAGGACGAGCTGACGGCGTGGTGCGAGGGGATCGTGGCCGATGCGCCGTCGCTGCGGCCGCTGCTCGATCCGTTGCGTGCGAGTGTCGACTCCCGGCAGTTGCTGAAGCTGTGGCGGTTCACGGCATCCAGGATGTCGGTGCCCGGACTGGCCATGGTCGGCGAGTCGGCGCACGCCGTGCACCCGATGGCCGCGCAGGGGATGAACACCGCCATAGCCGACGCGCACGCCCTGGCCGGGCTGGTCGGCGACGGTCCGCTGCAGAAGCCCGCGGTGGACGCGGCGCTGGCGAGCTACCAGAAGGCGCGCGCCGGTTGGGTCCGCCACATCGACCGGATGAGCCACGACGCGACCCGGATGATCACCGATACGTCGTGGGCGGGCAAGGTGATCGGCCGCCGGATGCTGCGCCACACCAGCCGGAACAGCCGCTTGCGCTACGTGGCGACCTACAACATGGCCGGGCTGGGCATCCGCCCGTTCACCGTGCTGGACCGGATGCACCAGCTCGGGCTGCCGGATCCGCGATCGGGAAGGGTCCCGACGTGGGCGTGA
- a CDS encoding NAD(P)/FAD-dependent oxidoreductase, with amino-acid sequence MNGRAVVLGGGLAGVLAASVLARHLDSVVVVERDRYPDGPVVRKGVPQAQHGHLLLTGGIRQLEALLPGVVDELLGHGARRLGLPRDVVSLTAQGWMPRFREMRFALSCSRALLDWVIRKRVLGDGRIRVEEDTTALRLCGDGARVAGVLVRDRASGQPRLLEADLVVDATGRGSKAPEWLRQLGLPEVREELVDPGLAYATRLYRVPPGAPADFPNVSIQAEPGNGRPGRAGVIFPIEGGQWLVTLSGTRGAEPPVDEAGFEQFARELPHPVISELIAAAEPLGRARGYRNNANRRRRFDRLRRWPEGFLVIGDAVATTNPTYGHGMSVAAGEAVALHRGMHRYQLHRGSARRIQRGMAAAAQASWMMATSQDRLYPDVVGGEPSRASFVQKRLTDRLQRVAAEDPVVFDALLQGHTLSGVPSPLVIPRVVRGLLRGGARPNHDDPPFTPAERAVLAPQDPLEGDKA; translated from the coding sequence GTGAACGGACGAGCAGTGGTGCTGGGCGGTGGCCTGGCTGGTGTGCTGGCGGCGTCGGTGCTCGCGCGGCACCTGGATTCGGTCGTCGTGGTCGAGCGCGACCGGTACCCCGACGGTCCGGTCGTCCGCAAGGGCGTTCCGCAGGCGCAGCACGGACATCTGCTGCTGACCGGCGGGATCCGGCAGCTGGAGGCGCTGCTGCCCGGCGTCGTCGACGAGCTGCTCGGGCACGGCGCACGCCGGCTCGGGCTGCCCCGAGACGTGGTGTCGCTGACCGCTCAGGGCTGGATGCCGCGGTTCCGCGAGATGCGCTTCGCGCTGTCCTGCAGCAGGGCCCTGCTGGACTGGGTCATCCGCAAGCGGGTGCTCGGCGACGGCCGGATCCGGGTGGAGGAGGACACCACCGCGTTGCGGCTGTGCGGCGACGGTGCGCGGGTGGCCGGGGTGCTGGTGCGGGATCGGGCGTCCGGGCAGCCGCGGCTGCTCGAAGCGGACCTCGTGGTCGACGCGACCGGACGCGGTTCGAAGGCGCCGGAGTGGCTGCGGCAGCTGGGACTGCCGGAGGTGCGCGAGGAGCTGGTCGATCCCGGACTCGCCTACGCCACCCGCCTCTACCGCGTACCGCCGGGTGCGCCCGCGGACTTCCCCAACGTCTCGATCCAGGCAGAACCCGGCAACGGTCGCCCCGGCCGGGCCGGGGTGATCTTCCCCATCGAGGGCGGCCAGTGGTTGGTGACCCTCTCCGGCACCAGGGGTGCGGAACCCCCGGTGGACGAAGCGGGTTTCGAGCAGTTCGCCCGGGAGCTGCCGCACCCGGTCATCAGCGAGCTCATCGCCGCCGCCGAGCCGCTCGGCCGCGCCCGCGGTTACCGCAACAACGCCAACCGCCGTCGCCGCTTCGACCGGCTCCGCCGGTGGCCGGAGGGCTTCCTGGTGATCGGCGACGCGGTGGCGACGACGAACCCGACCTACGGGCACGGCATGTCGGTGGCGGCCGGCGAAGCGGTCGCCCTGCACCGGGGGATGCACCGTTACCAGCTGCACCGGGGGAGTGCCCGCCGCATCCAGCGCGGGATGGCCGCCGCCGCGCAGGCGTCCTGGATGATGGCGACCAGCCAGGACCGGCTCTACCCGGACGTGGTCGGCGGCGAGCCCAGCCGCGCCTCGTTCGTGCAGAAGCGGCTGACCGACCGCCTGCAACGGGTCGCTGCCGAGGACCCGGTCGTCTTCGACGCGCTGTTGCAGGGCCACACGCTCTCCGGAGTGCCGTCTCCACTGGTCATCCCCCGGGTGGTCCGGGGCTTGCTCCGCGGCGGCGCCCGCCCGAACCACGACGACCCGCCGTTCACCCCCGCCGAACGAGCCGTGTTGGCACCGCAGGACCCGCTCGAAGGAGACAAGGCTTGA
- a CDS encoding SAM-dependent methyltransferase: MTDQMAFTEDEVAQFYDGLEKFLSSWLGESIHYGYWPGGAGGSFTEAQDRLTRLLGDRLALRPEQRLLDVGCGTGRPAMLLAQASGCAVTGITISQRQVETARQRVAGIADKVGFELVNAMEMPYADGEFDAAMALESLLHMPDLKRALSEVRRVLRPGGRFVVADFFEVSKASAPPGGIPFNPPPPLEELTDQIRTAGFEVIDVLDITEATRPTYAELLAAVRAQQSTLDSIQDSRIAEQVQRAIPLIVEHAQEHTGYAVLTLRRS, encoded by the coding sequence TTGACCGACCAGATGGCGTTCACCGAGGACGAAGTCGCGCAGTTCTACGACGGCCTGGAGAAGTTCCTCTCCTCCTGGCTCGGCGAGAGCATCCACTACGGCTACTGGCCCGGCGGTGCCGGTGGCTCGTTCACCGAAGCCCAGGACCGGCTGACCCGCCTCCTCGGCGACCGCCTCGCGCTGCGCCCCGAGCAGCGGCTGCTCGACGTCGGCTGCGGAACCGGCCGCCCCGCCATGCTGCTCGCCCAGGCCTCAGGTTGCGCGGTCACCGGGATCACCATCAGCCAACGGCAGGTCGAGACCGCTCGGCAGCGCGTGGCCGGGATCGCGGACAAGGTCGGTTTCGAGCTCGTCAACGCGATGGAAATGCCCTATGCCGACGGCGAGTTCGACGCCGCGATGGCACTGGAATCGCTGCTGCACATGCCCGACCTGAAGCGGGCCCTGTCCGAGGTGCGGCGGGTGCTGCGGCCGGGTGGCCGCTTTGTCGTCGCCGACTTCTTCGAGGTGTCGAAGGCGTCGGCGCCGCCGGGTGGCATCCCGTTCAACCCGCCACCGCCGCTGGAGGAGCTGACCGACCAGATCCGGACGGCGGGATTCGAGGTGATCGACGTCCTCGACATCACCGAAGCCACCCGGCCGACCTACGCGGAGCTGCTCGCCGCGGTGCGCGCACAGCAATCCACATTGGACTCGATCCAGGACTCCCGGATCGCGGAGCAGGTTCAGCGGGCCATCCCGCTGATCGTCGAACACGCCCAGGAGCACACCGGCTACGCGGTTCTCACCCTCCGCAGGAGCTGA
- a CDS encoding SAM-dependent methyltransferase, whose protein sequence is MTDQSTFTSDEVAMFYDQLEEFFSAVLGESIHYGYWPDGTDSPSLTDAQDRLTALLGEKLALGPEHRLLDVGCGTGRPATLIAQALGCSITGITIAERQIEAADQRAAAAGVADRVRFQLADAMAMPFADDEFDAVLALESLLHMPDKKRALAEEHRVLRPGGLLVVADFFETKPLPPGTVPDAAVDVLPNHVPPPLEEMTGLVREAGFEVTEVLDITEQTRRSGEAILAAIGAYRPSVESAQGERIAEQVQQAIPMIVEHAQEHTGYVVLTARKAVSA, encoded by the coding sequence TTGACCGACCAGAGCACCTTCACGTCGGACGAGGTCGCGATGTTCTACGACCAGCTGGAGGAGTTCTTCTCCGCCGTGCTCGGTGAGAGCATCCACTACGGGTACTGGCCGGATGGCACCGATTCGCCATCGCTGACCGACGCCCAGGACCGGTTGACCGCGCTGCTCGGGGAGAAGCTGGCTCTCGGCCCCGAGCACCGGCTGCTCGACGTCGGCTGCGGGACCGGCCGCCCCGCCACGCTGATCGCGCAAGCCCTCGGCTGCAGCATCACCGGCATCACCATCGCCGAGCGCCAGATCGAGGCGGCCGACCAGCGCGCCGCTGCGGCCGGGGTCGCCGACCGGGTGCGCTTCCAGCTCGCCGACGCGATGGCAATGCCCTTCGCCGACGACGAGTTCGACGCCGTCCTGGCGCTGGAATCCCTGCTGCACATGCCTGACAAGAAGCGCGCTCTGGCCGAGGAGCACCGGGTGCTGCGTCCCGGCGGGCTCCTGGTCGTCGCCGACTTCTTCGAGACCAAGCCGCTGCCGCCGGGCACGGTGCCGGATGCGGCGGTCGACGTGCTGCCCAACCACGTGCCACCGCCCCTGGAGGAGATGACCGGTCTGGTGCGCGAGGCCGGGTTCGAGGTGACCGAGGTCCTGGACATCACCGAGCAGACCCGGCGCTCCGGAGAGGCGATCCTGGCCGCGATCGGCGCCTACCGGCCCTCGGTGGAATCGGCGCAGGGCGAGCGGATCGCCGAGCAGGTCCAGCAGGCGATACCGATGATCGTCGAACACGCCCAGGAGCACACCGGCTACGTCGTGCTCACCGCGCGCAAGGCGGTGTCGGCATGA
- a CDS encoding cytochrome P450: protein MTAAEQQFCPFDVGEEFRRLREDDPISRIELPSGTPAWFVARHADARHVLTDERLSSVDASRLMRPGAGDDQVAPPGPGVLLFHDPPEHTRLRRMLAGNFTVRRMNQLRPMVESIVNAQLDEMARAGSSTDFVRSFALPVPSLVICELLGVPYADRAEFQRRTAAQVDLAMGEEHAAALWAESTEYMARLVVDKRANPTDDLLGRLVAEHGAELSDAELAGIGVFLLGAGYETTANMLGLGTLLLLRHPEQLARLRDSTGDGTAVDRAVEELLRILTVVNNAAMRQAKEDVTVGGQLIRAGEFVLVSLGSANRDDAVHERPDEFDIGRAPVGHMAFGHGIHHCLGAPLARLEMQVAFPALLKRFPALRLDVPFDEIEYLPRSLVHGVRALPVAW, encoded by the coding sequence ATGACGGCGGCCGAGCAGCAGTTCTGCCCGTTCGACGTGGGCGAGGAGTTCCGGCGGCTCCGGGAGGACGATCCGATCTCCCGCATCGAGCTGCCCAGCGGAACACCGGCGTGGTTCGTCGCCCGGCACGCCGACGCCCGCCACGTCCTCACCGACGAGCGGCTCAGCAGCGTCGACGCGTCCCGGCTGATGCGGCCGGGTGCGGGAGACGACCAGGTCGCGCCGCCCGGGCCCGGGGTGCTGCTGTTCCACGACCCGCCGGAGCACACCCGGCTCCGGCGCATGCTGGCGGGCAACTTCACCGTTCGGCGGATGAACCAGCTGCGGCCGATGGTGGAGTCGATCGTCAACGCCCAGCTCGACGAGATGGCACGAGCCGGTTCGTCGACCGACTTCGTGCGCTCGTTCGCGCTACCGGTGCCGTCCCTGGTGATCTGCGAACTCCTCGGCGTGCCGTACGCGGACCGCGCCGAGTTCCAGCGGCGCACCGCCGCGCAGGTGGACCTCGCGATGGGCGAGGAACACGCCGCCGCGTTGTGGGCCGAGTCGACCGAGTACATGGCGCGGCTCGTCGTCGACAAGCGCGCCAATCCCACCGACGACCTGCTCGGGCGGCTCGTCGCCGAGCACGGCGCGGAGCTCTCCGATGCGGAGCTCGCCGGTATCGGCGTCTTCCTGCTCGGCGCGGGCTACGAAACCACGGCCAACATGCTCGGGCTGGGCACGTTGCTGCTCCTGCGCCATCCGGAACAGCTCGCCCGGCTGCGCGACTCCACCGGCGACGGAACCGCGGTCGACCGCGCGGTGGAAGAACTGCTGCGGATCCTGACGGTCGTCAACAACGCGGCCATGCGGCAGGCGAAGGAAGACGTCACCGTTGGTGGGCAGCTCATCCGCGCCGGGGAGTTCGTGCTCGTCTCGCTGGGCTCGGCCAACCGGGACGACGCCGTTCACGAGCGCCCCGACGAGTTCGACATCGGGCGCGCTCCCGTCGGACACATGGCTTTCGGCCACGGCATCCACCACTGCCTCGGTGCGCCGCTGGCGAGGCTGGAGATGCAGGTCGCCTTCCCGGCGCTGCTGAAGCGGTTCCCCGCGCTGCGGTTGGACGTGCCGTTCGACGAGATCGAGTACTTGCCCCGGTCCCTGGTGCACGGCGTGCGCGCCCTGCCGGTGGCGTGGTGA
- a CDS encoding cytochrome P450 → MTEHEAPAFPMARPPGCPLDPPAEYGRMRAEAPVAPAILPDGSRAWLISRYADVRAVLRDPRVSADLRKPGFPIISAAERTLVDAGFHPGFIRTDPPEHGQLRRMVSADFSIRRVKALQPAIQRLVDELLDRIVTGPKPVDLVTELALPVPSTVICWLLGVPVADIGKFNEWTRAVVDADTTPEQTQEANAAILGYFDELIAVKQREPADDIVSRLVRQHEAGKLTRPDVITTSMLLLMAGHETTANMISLGVLTLLQHPEQAAALRENADLAARAVEELLRYLSISEFATTRVATEDLEVGGRLIRAGDGIVALTPSANRDATAFPDPDTVDIHRRSRQHVAFGFGPHQCVGQSLARAELQVVFPALLRRIPTLRLAVPAEELRYKLDEGIFGLLSLPVTWD, encoded by the coding sequence ATGACCGAGCACGAGGCCCCGGCGTTCCCGATGGCCCGGCCACCGGGCTGCCCGCTGGACCCGCCCGCGGAGTACGGGCGAATGCGGGCCGAGGCCCCGGTTGCCCCGGCGATCCTGCCCGACGGCAGCCGGGCGTGGTTGATCAGCCGCTACGCCGACGTGCGCGCGGTGCTGCGCGACCCGCGGGTCAGCGCGGACCTGCGCAAACCCGGCTTCCCGATCATCTCCGCGGCCGAGCGCACCCTGGTCGACGCTGGCTTCCACCCCGGGTTCATCCGGACCGACCCGCCCGAGCACGGGCAACTCCGCCGGATGGTGTCGGCGGACTTCAGCATCAGGCGGGTGAAGGCGTTGCAACCGGCCATCCAACGGCTGGTCGACGAACTCCTGGACCGCATCGTCACCGGCCCGAAACCGGTGGACCTGGTCACGGAGCTGGCACTGCCGGTGCCGAGCACGGTGATCTGCTGGCTGCTCGGGGTGCCCGTCGCCGACATCGGCAAGTTCAACGAGTGGACGCGGGCCGTGGTCGACGCCGACACGACCCCCGAGCAGACCCAGGAGGCCAACGCGGCGATCCTGGGCTACTTCGACGAGCTGATCGCGGTCAAGCAGCGGGAACCCGCCGACGACATCGTCTCCCGGCTCGTCCGGCAGCACGAGGCAGGCAAGCTCACCCGGCCCGACGTGATCACCACCTCGATGCTGCTGCTGATGGCGGGGCACGAGACCACCGCCAACATGATCTCGCTCGGTGTCCTCACCCTCCTGCAACACCCGGAGCAGGCCGCCGCGCTGCGCGAGAACGCAGACCTGGCTGCTCGCGCGGTCGAGGAACTGCTGCGCTACCTGTCGATCTCGGAGTTCGCCACCACCCGCGTCGCCACCGAAGACCTGGAGGTGGGAGGCAGGCTCATCCGCGCAGGCGACGGGATCGTGGCCCTGACCCCGTCGGCCAACCGGGACGCGACGGCCTTCCCGGATCCGGACACCGTGGACATCCACCGGAGGTCCAGGCAGCACGTCGCCTTCGGCTTCGGACCGCACCAGTGCGTGGGCCAATCACTGGCACGGGCCGAACTGCAGGTCGTCTTTCCCGCGCTGTTGCGGCGAATTCCGACCTTGCGGCTGGCCGTTCCCGCCGAGGAACTCCGCTACAAGCTCGACGAAGGCATCTTCGGCCTGCTGTCGCTCCCGGTGACCTGGGACTGA
- a CDS encoding carbon-nitrogen hydrolase family protein yields MTQQEGTARRVAAVHAAPVFMNTDVTIDKVIGFVEQAGREDIDLLVFPETFVPGYPYWIECYPPLQQVAANAEYTDASIEVPGPEIARVQAACARAGVEVVLGISERLKGTRTCFNSQVYIDADGSLLGVHRKLQPTYAERIVWGQGGGATLSVFDSRSGRVGGLACWEHTMNLARQALIEQGQQIHAAAWPALSTMAGFETVADAQIEAMMKTHALTAQVFVVCASNPVDDTCLNWMRDNLGEQNFVTAGGGWSAVIHPFNSFLGGPHTGEEEKLVTATVDFSDVRIVKAWVDSKGHYARPEVLRLGVDRKPLWHDEREAESRRTRTSADVTAVIAPEIPGALPQGAARPDPQEWDASAQRELTS; encoded by the coding sequence ATGACCCAGCAAGAGGGCACCGCAAGGCGGGTTGCGGCGGTGCACGCCGCGCCCGTGTTCATGAACACCGACGTGACCATCGACAAAGTGATCGGATTCGTCGAGCAGGCCGGCCGCGAGGACATCGACCTCCTGGTCTTCCCGGAAACGTTCGTGCCGGGCTATCCCTACTGGATCGAGTGCTACCCGCCGCTGCAGCAGGTGGCCGCCAACGCTGAGTACACCGATGCCTCGATCGAGGTACCCGGTCCCGAGATCGCCCGGGTCCAGGCGGCCTGCGCCCGCGCCGGCGTCGAAGTCGTCCTGGGCATCAGTGAGCGGCTCAAGGGCACCCGAACCTGCTTCAACTCGCAGGTCTACATCGACGCCGACGGGAGCTTGCTGGGTGTGCACCGCAAGCTCCAGCCGACGTACGCCGAGCGCATCGTCTGGGGACAGGGTGGAGGCGCGACACTGTCGGTGTTCGACTCCCGTTCCGGCCGGGTCGGAGGGCTGGCCTGCTGGGAGCACACGATGAACCTGGCCCGGCAGGCGCTGATCGAGCAGGGTCAGCAGATCCACGCCGCGGCATGGCCGGCGTTGTCCACGATGGCGGGGTTCGAGACCGTCGCGGACGCCCAGATCGAGGCCATGATGAAGACGCACGCGCTCACGGCGCAGGTCTTCGTTGTGTGCGCCTCCAACCCTGTTGACGACACCTGCCTGAACTGGATGCGGGACAACCTTGGCGAACAGAACTTCGTGACGGCCGGAGGTGGCTGGTCGGCGGTCATCCACCCCTTCAACTCCTTCCTCGGCGGACCGCACACGGGAGAGGAGGAGAAGCTCGTCACCGCCACAGTCGACTTCTCCGACGTCCGCATCGTCAAGGCCTGGGTCGACTCGAAGGGCCACTACGCACGGCCGGAGGTCCTGCGGCTCGGGGTCGACCGCAAGCCCCTCTGGCACGACGAACGGGAGGCCGAGTCACGGCGGACGAGGACGTCTGCCGATGTCACGGCCGTGATCGCGCCGGAGATCCCCGGCGCCTTGCCGCAGGGAGCGGCGAGACCAGACCCCCAGGAGTGGGACGCCTCCGCGCAGCGCGAGCTCACTTCCTGA